In the Pseudomonas sp. ADAK2 genome, one interval contains:
- a CDS encoding DNA topoisomerase III produces the protein MQLYLCEKPSQAKDIAAVLGAKRRGDGCWLGTNVTVTWCIGHLLETAPPDAYDARYKRWVLADLPIIPDKWKMTVKPRTASQYKAVKRLLGEATELVIATDADREGEMIARELVEHCRYRGPIQRLWLSALDDASIRKALAALKPGAETFSLYHSALGRSRADWLIGMNMSRLFTLLGRQSGYQGVLPVGRVQTPTLRLVVDRDRSIADFVPVAYWAIDVQLLHDGTAFTAQWRAASDVCDDQDRCLNQALAQQAAAAMSGAASARVIKLRTERMREIAPLPFDLGTLQEVCSKKLGLGAQETLDIAQALYETHKVITYPRSDCGFLPVSQHSEAPGILAALRQADPSLNALNEHLQPQRRSRAWNDAKVSAHHGIIPTAAAKNLERLVGKQRAVYTLIRARYLAQFLPNHEYDRTQADFDCAGEALRAVGKQIVEPGWKRALPEALAPAKGREAPAPQTLPALAEGRDCAVAEVKLKDLWTQPPKPFTEGDLIKAMKNVAKLVEDPLLKQKLKDTTGIGTEATRASIIQGLLDRGYLVKNGKALAATPAAFSLIDAVPRAIADPGTTAIWEQALDMVQSGEMSLEEFVTKQAAWMSKQVARCAGLSMTISGPASPAGRGATPWKKKRKTAPRKPATGTKRVAKPASKA, from the coding sequence ATGCAGCTGTACCTCTGTGAGAAACCTTCCCAGGCCAAAGACATCGCGGCAGTGCTCGGCGCCAAGCGCCGGGGCGACGGTTGCTGGCTGGGAACGAACGTCACGGTGACCTGGTGCATCGGCCATCTGCTGGAAACCGCGCCGCCGGATGCCTACGACGCGCGCTATAAACGCTGGGTGCTGGCCGACCTGCCGATCATCCCCGACAAATGGAAGATGACCGTCAAACCGCGTACCGCCAGCCAGTACAAGGCAGTCAAGCGTCTGCTGGGCGAGGCTACGGAACTGGTGATCGCCACTGACGCCGACCGCGAAGGTGAAATGATCGCCCGGGAATTGGTGGAGCATTGCCGTTATCGCGGGCCGATCCAGCGGTTGTGGCTGTCGGCGCTGGACGATGCCTCGATCCGCAAGGCCCTGGCGGCGCTCAAGCCGGGGGCCGAGACGTTCAGCCTGTATCACTCGGCGCTGGGCCGCTCCCGGGCGGACTGGCTGATAGGGATGAACATGAGTCGGCTGTTTACCCTGTTGGGCCGGCAGTCCGGTTACCAAGGGGTGTTGCCGGTGGGTCGCGTGCAAACGCCGACCTTGCGCCTGGTGGTGGATCGGGATCGCAGCATTGCCGATTTCGTCCCCGTCGCCTATTGGGCCATCGATGTGCAACTGCTGCACGATGGCACCGCGTTCACCGCCCAGTGGCGCGCGGCGTCGGATGTTTGTGACGATCAGGATCGCTGTCTGAATCAGGCCCTGGCGCAGCAAGCGGCCGCGGCGATGAGCGGCGCGGCGAGTGCCCGGGTAATCAAGCTGCGCACCGAGCGCATGCGTGAAATCGCACCGTTACCGTTCGACCTGGGCACCTTGCAGGAAGTCTGTTCGAAGAAACTCGGCCTCGGCGCCCAGGAAACCCTCGACATCGCCCAGGCCCTCTACGAAACCCACAAAGTCATCACTTACCCGCGCAGCGATTGCGGGTTCCTGCCCGTGAGCCAGCACAGCGAAGCTCCCGGCATTCTCGCCGCCCTGCGCCAGGCCGATCCGAGCCTGAACGCGCTGAATGAGCATCTGCAGCCTCAGCGCCGTTCACGGGCCTGGAACGATGCCAAGGTCAGCGCACACCACGGCATCATCCCCACCGCCGCAGCGAAGAACCTCGAACGGCTGGTCGGCAAGCAGCGGGCGGTCTATACGCTGATCCGCGCGCGTTATCTGGCGCAGTTCCTGCCCAACCATGAATATGACCGCACCCAGGCCGACTTCGACTGTGCCGGCGAAGCCTTGCGCGCCGTGGGCAAGCAGATCGTCGAACCGGGCTGGAAGCGTGCTCTGCCCGAGGCGTTGGCCCCGGCCAAGGGCCGTGAGGCACCCGCACCGCAAACCCTGCCGGCCCTGGCCGAAGGACGGGATTGCGCAGTGGCCGAGGTCAAACTCAAGGATCTCTGGACCCAACCGCCCAAGCCGTTCACCGAGGGCGATCTGATCAAGGCGATGAAGAACGTCGCCAAACTGGTGGAAGACCCGCTGCTCAAACAGAAACTCAAGGACACCACCGGGATCGGCACCGAAGCGACCCGCGCCTCGATCATCCAGGGCCTGCTCGACCGGGGTTACTTGGTGAAGAATGGCAAGGCCCTGGCCGCAACGCCGGCAGCGTTCAGCCTGATCGACGCCGTACCGCGGGCCATCGCCGATCCGGGCACCACGGCGATCTGGGAGCAAGCGCTGGACATGGTGCAAAGCGGTGAAATGAGCCTGGAAGAATTCGTCACCAAACAGGCGGCGTGGATGAGCAAGCAGGTCGCCCGTTGCGCCGGCCTGAGCATGACCATCAGCGGCCCGGCGAGCCCCGCCGGTCGCGGCGCCACGCCGTGGAAGAAAAAACGCAAAACCGCCCCCCGCAAACCTGCCACCGGCACAAAACGCGTGGCCAAACCGGCGAGCAAAGCCTAG
- a CDS encoding PAS domain-containing hybrid sensor histidine kinase/response regulator yields MRVRKHKFFALSWGVVITLAVGLGASILGGWLLDRINQQQAQEAIVAATDEAADLVLTRLNLYQYGLRGARGAVLTAGEHGVSREIFDQYNQTRDLAVEFPGASALGFIRRVLEQDESDFLKLARADGKTDFSIRQFSPHSGERYVVQYVEPVEGNQPAIGLDIASETSRREAAQASIQSGAARITGPITLIQAQGKPQQSFLVLLPIFRGAVTPATAAERDAAAFGWSYVVLRTEEVLRGLRIENEAVHLRLRDITVPGQEKLFYESLDASARREPLMTHQLEREVYGRRWQIELDANALFIQRLHQVSPKVVLFFGGFLTLLMATLASVVSVSRQRRRQIFVEQARLASIVESSADGIIGKTLDGVVTNWNKGAERLFGYTAEEAVGQTLANLIVPAALVTEEAHILARIRAGERIDSFDTQRHHKDQRLIDVSASISPIYGEGGRVVGASKTLRDISAKKAAEARILELNSNLEEQVAQRTSELRHLNLLLGTVLRSATEVSIIATDLDGVIRVFNKGAEHLLGYDADELVGKDTPTLFHVPEDVAARGVELSEEYAQTIDGFRVLTYKPELEGAETREWTYIRKDGLRVPVTLVVTSMRDADGVLSGYLGIAVDITERKAAEKELAASLKTTLEQRSELMAVHDQLLMAAEVAELGVWSWTLTDNALKWNDRMFEFYGQPLSLRNTGLGYEHWYSRVHPEDVVAAAEKLKGAVEGTDVYDTIFRVVRPDGQIRFIQAGAQVERGPNGIALRVTGINRDITAQRELESHLLYAKEQADAGSAAKSAFLANMSHEIRTPMNAVLGMLQLVQNTDLDGRQLDYVSKAQSAAKSLLGLLNDILDYSKIEAGKLQLDVHPFELEPLMRDLAVVLAGNQGQKDVEIMFDLDANLPSDLIGDSLRLQQVLINLAGNALKFTLEGQVVVSVEQRLRTQSAVSLRIAVSDTGIGISPEQLQRIFEGFTQAEASTSRRFGGTGLGLVICKRLVALMGGELQVQSQQGVGSRFWFDITLDVAPTSLPKSTRPEVDVSIRILVVDDNAMAGELLLRTVHALGWKADRVSGGTQAVEWVKKGQASGEAYDVVLMDWRMSDMDGLSAAQLIRQQGNGVSPPLVIMITAYGREVLADAHQAGDAPFVGFLTKPVTPKQLADAVQRALNGKDLLHSPLSRSTVDRPQRLAGLRLLVVEDNMLNRQVADELLTREGAEVRLAEGGLEGVSKVMSERFDVVLMDIQMPDIDGLEATRRIRSSPRFATLPIVAMTANASNSDREACLAAGMNEHVGKPIDLEQLVATLLLQVGREGRQVASSQGQTLAREGVIDSRASIIDRFGGDLDLIRIVLKNFGPELEKQLVRLHDQIQHQDASGAAFVLHSIKGSSGTMGAKALSQLAGNLEQTLKDPESAASVFADVTWFDELSRLLQLSLEQMSVDFGQSPRATISAGNEIMELTQWKESLEEILLLLEAGNLLALELTDALVSKTPPSLRPRFDELVASVQSLDFSAAMPIGRDLLKSA; encoded by the coding sequence ATGCGGGTGAGAAAACATAAGTTTTTTGCATTGAGCTGGGGCGTGGTCATCACTCTGGCGGTGGGGTTGGGGGCAAGCATTCTGGGCGGCTGGCTCCTTGACCGCATCAACCAACAGCAGGCTCAAGAAGCGATCGTAGCGGCCACCGACGAAGCCGCAGATTTGGTTTTAACTCGCCTTAATCTTTACCAATACGGATTGCGAGGCGCTCGTGGAGCGGTGCTGACTGCGGGTGAGCATGGCGTCAGTCGTGAGATTTTTGATCAATATAACCAAACGCGCGACCTCGCTGTCGAGTTCCCCGGCGCCAGTGCCTTGGGCTTTATCAGGCGTGTCCTGGAGCAGGATGAAAGCGACTTTCTCAAGCTCGCTCGGGCCGACGGAAAAACCGATTTCTCCATTCGCCAATTCTCGCCCCATTCAGGCGAGCGTTACGTTGTCCAGTATGTCGAACCGGTTGAGGGTAACCAGCCTGCAATTGGCTTGGACATCGCTTCAGAAACATCGCGGCGAGAGGCGGCACAAGCCTCGATACAAAGCGGTGCGGCACGAATCACCGGGCCCATTACGCTGATACAGGCCCAGGGGAAACCGCAGCAGTCTTTCCTGGTGTTGTTGCCCATCTTTCGCGGCGCAGTGACTCCGGCGACTGCTGCTGAACGCGATGCCGCCGCTTTTGGCTGGAGCTATGTCGTGTTGCGCACAGAGGAAGTACTCAGAGGCCTGCGCATAGAAAATGAGGCGGTACATCTACGATTAAGGGATATCACCGTCCCAGGGCAGGAAAAACTGTTTTATGAAAGCCTTGACGCCTCGGCTCGCCGTGAACCGCTGATGACCCATCAGTTGGAGCGCGAGGTATACGGGAGGCGGTGGCAAATTGAACTCGACGCCAACGCGCTGTTCATTCAGCGACTGCATCAGGTCTCACCAAAAGTTGTGCTGTTTTTCGGTGGTTTTCTCACGCTTCTAATGGCGACCCTGGCAAGTGTTGTGAGTGTCAGCCGTCAACGTCGGCGGCAGATATTTGTCGAGCAGGCAAGGCTGGCTTCCATCGTTGAAAGCTCGGCAGATGGCATTATCGGAAAAACACTCGATGGCGTCGTCACCAACTGGAACAAAGGTGCTGAGCGCCTTTTTGGGTACACCGCCGAGGAAGCGGTGGGACAGACGCTCGCCAATTTGATTGTTCCGGCAGCACTTGTCACAGAGGAAGCTCATATCCTTGCGCGCATCAGGGCGGGAGAGCGTATCGATAGCTTTGATACCCAACGCCATCACAAAGACCAGCGACTGATCGATGTCTCCGCCAGCATTTCACCCATTTATGGCGAGGGCGGTCGCGTCGTTGGAGCCTCCAAGACATTAAGGGATATCTCGGCGAAAAAAGCAGCTGAGGCGCGGATTCTCGAACTCAATTCCAACCTTGAGGAGCAGGTTGCGCAGCGAACGTCCGAGTTGCGGCATCTCAATCTGTTGTTGGGCACGGTCCTACGCTCGGCTACCGAGGTTTCGATCATTGCGACGGATCTCGATGGCGTTATCCGTGTGTTCAACAAAGGTGCCGAGCATTTGTTGGGTTATGACGCCGATGAGTTAGTCGGTAAAGACACCCCGACGCTCTTCCATGTACCCGAAGACGTTGCTGCCCGTGGTGTGGAGCTGAGCGAGGAGTACGCTCAGACAATCGACGGTTTTCGGGTACTTACCTATAAGCCTGAGCTTGAAGGAGCGGAAACCCGAGAGTGGACTTACATACGCAAGGATGGCTTGCGGGTTCCTGTCACGCTGGTGGTCACCTCCATGCGCGACGCCGATGGGGTGTTGAGCGGTTACCTGGGTATCGCCGTAGACATCACCGAACGTAAAGCGGCAGAAAAGGAATTGGCTGCGAGCCTGAAAACAACACTGGAACAACGTAGCGAACTGATGGCGGTGCACGATCAGCTGCTGATGGCGGCTGAAGTGGCCGAACTGGGCGTCTGGTCCTGGACCTTGACTGACAATGCCTTGAAGTGGAATGACCGCATGTTCGAGTTCTACGGGCAGCCACTGTCGTTGCGCAATACCGGCCTGGGTTATGAGCACTGGTACTCGCGTGTTCACCCCGAAGATGTTGTGGCAGCGGCTGAAAAGCTGAAGGGGGCGGTCGAGGGGACTGATGTGTATGACACCATTTTCCGCGTCGTTCGCCCGGATGGCCAGATCCGCTTCATACAGGCCGGCGCGCAGGTCGAACGTGGTCCAAACGGTATAGCGTTGCGTGTGACGGGTATCAATCGGGACATCACTGCCCAACGCGAACTGGAGTCACATCTGCTTTACGCCAAGGAACAGGCCGATGCAGGGAGTGCCGCCAAGTCTGCATTCCTGGCCAACATGAGTCATGAGATACGCACACCGATGAACGCCGTGTTGGGTATGTTGCAGTTGGTGCAGAACACCGACCTGGATGGTCGCCAACTCGACTATGTGAGCAAAGCGCAGTCCGCTGCGAAATCACTGTTGGGTTTGCTCAACGACATCCTCGATTACTCCAAGATTGAGGCGGGCAAGCTGCAACTCGATGTGCACCCGTTCGAGCTCGAACCGCTCATGCGTGACCTCGCCGTAGTGCTGGCAGGCAACCAGGGCCAGAAAGACGTTGAGATCATGTTCGATCTGGACGCCAATTTACCCAGCGACCTGATCGGCGATAGCCTGCGACTGCAACAGGTACTGATCAACCTGGCGGGCAATGCCCTGAAATTCACCCTGGAAGGCCAGGTTGTGGTCAGCGTGGAACAACGGCTGCGCACGCAAAGTGCGGTGAGCTTGCGCATCGCCGTTTCTGATACCGGCATTGGTATCAGCCCGGAACAACTTCAGCGCATTTTTGAAGGCTTCACTCAGGCCGAGGCTTCAACTTCCCGGCGCTTTGGTGGTACAGGCCTGGGCCTGGTGATCTGCAAGCGGTTGGTCGCCTTGATGGGCGGCGAACTTCAGGTGCAGAGTCAGCAAGGTGTGGGGAGTCGTTTCTGGTTCGATATCACACTGGATGTAGCGCCCACGTCACTGCCGAAATCCACCCGCCCTGAAGTCGATGTGTCCATACGGATTCTGGTCGTCGACGACAACGCCATGGCGGGTGAACTGCTGTTGCGAACCGTTCATGCTTTGGGATGGAAGGCTGACCGCGTGAGTGGGGGCACGCAAGCGGTGGAATGGGTGAAGAAAGGCCAGGCGTCAGGTGAAGCCTACGACGTGGTGCTGATGGACTGGCGGATGTCCGATATGGATGGGTTGAGCGCTGCGCAATTGATCCGGCAGCAGGGTAACGGTGTGTCACCTCCGCTGGTCATTATGATCACTGCATACGGCCGCGAAGTATTGGCCGATGCCCACCAGGCGGGAGACGCTCCCTTCGTGGGTTTTCTCACTAAACCTGTCACACCCAAGCAGCTGGCCGACGCTGTTCAGCGAGCACTCAACGGCAAAGACCTGCTGCATTCCCCCCTTTCCCGGTCAACGGTTGACCGGCCGCAGCGTCTGGCCGGGCTGCGGCTATTGGTGGTGGAAGACAACATGCTCAATCGCCAGGTAGCCGATGAGTTACTGACAAGGGAAGGCGCCGAGGTGAGGCTGGCGGAAGGCGGACTGGAGGGTGTCAGCAAGGTGATGAGTGAACGATTCGACGTCGTATTGATGGACATCCAGATGCCGGATATTGATGGCTTGGAGGCGACCCGTCGCATTCGATCGAGCCCGCGTTTTGCAACGCTTCCAATCGTGGCGATGACCGCCAATGCCTCCAATAGCGACCGTGAGGCGTGTCTTGCCGCGGGGATGAATGAGCATGTTGGCAAGCCCATCGACCTGGAACAACTTGTCGCAACGCTGCTCTTGCAAGTGGGCCGCGAGGGTCGCCAGGTAGCTTCAAGCCAGGGGCAAACCCTTGCGCGGGAAGGCGTCATCGATTCTCGTGCATCAATCATTGATCGCTTTGGTGGTGACCTCGATTTGATCCGTATCGTGCTGAAAAACTTCGGCCCGGAGCTGGAAAAGCAGCTTGTCCGGTTGCACGATCAGATCCAGCACCAAGACGCATCGGGGGCCGCTTTTGTACTCCATTCCATTAAAGGCAGCAGCGGCACCATGGGCGCCAAGGCGCTGTCACAGCTGGCCGGCAACCTGGAGCAGACCCTGAAAGATCCAGAGTCTGCAGCGAGCGTCTTTGCTGACGTCACCTGGTTTGACGAATTAAGCAGGTTGCTGCAACTCAGTCTTGAGCAGATGAGTGTCGACTTTGGTCAGAGCCCACGAGCAACGATCAGTGCTGGCAACGAAATCATGGAACTGACGCAATGGAAGGAATCCCTCGAAGAGATTTTGCTATTGCTGGAAGCCGGTAACCTTCTAGCCTTAGAGTTGACCGACGCATTGGTGTCAAAAACGCCACCATCCCTGCGACCCCGGTTCGATGAACTGGTGGCCAGTGTCCAGTCGCTGGACTTTTCGGCTGCGATGCCGATTGGTCGTGACCTGCTGAAATCTGCCTGA
- a CDS encoding diguanylate cyclase gives MDQSMETWLPHSHNRPKLLIVDDQPTNIRVLHELFREDFDVFMATSGEQAITVCQAQQPDLILLDVVMEGMDGYEVCRRLKAGPQTQGIPIIFITAQQQESEELLGLELGAVDFISKPINPVIVKARVRTHLTLKLQSDLLRSMAMMDGLTGVANRRKFDEDISADWRQCFREQKPLSLILADVDFFKRYNDRYGHQAGDGCLRSVARALSETVGRPYDLVARYGGEEFVCVLPKTDLSGAVEIAQRMQERVRALGIEHAASDVDRVVTISLGVATLIPAVDLEYQALVEAADKQLYKAKSAGRGRVCSASMAPS, from the coding sequence ATGGATCAATCGATGGAAACCTGGTTGCCGCATTCACACAACCGTCCAAAATTACTCATTGTCGACGACCAGCCGACGAATATCCGGGTACTGCATGAGCTGTTTCGTGAGGATTTTGATGTATTTATGGCCACCAGCGGTGAACAGGCGATCACCGTATGCCAGGCCCAACAGCCCGATTTGATCCTGCTGGATGTGGTCATGGAGGGCATGGACGGGTATGAAGTGTGCCGTCGACTCAAGGCTGGCCCGCAGACCCAAGGCATTCCCATCATCTTCATTACCGCACAGCAACAGGAGTCAGAGGAGCTGCTGGGCCTGGAGCTTGGTGCGGTGGACTTCATCAGTAAGCCCATTAATCCAGTCATTGTTAAAGCACGGGTGCGAACTCATCTGACCCTGAAGTTACAGAGCGATCTGCTACGGAGCATGGCGATGATGGATGGCCTTACCGGGGTGGCCAATCGACGCAAATTCGATGAGGACATTTCGGCCGATTGGCGCCAGTGCTTTCGAGAGCAAAAGCCGCTGTCACTGATCTTGGCGGATGTCGATTTTTTTAAGCGCTACAACGACCGTTATGGGCATCAGGCAGGCGATGGCTGCCTCAGATCCGTTGCCCGAGCGTTATCGGAAACGGTTGGACGCCCCTACGACCTGGTGGCTCGGTATGGCGGCGAAGAGTTTGTCTGCGTCTTGCCCAAGACGGACCTTTCTGGAGCCGTCGAGATTGCACAAAGAATGCAGGAACGTGTTCGAGCACTGGGCATTGAACATGCTGCTTCTGATGTCGATCGTGTAGTGACTATCTCTCTGGGTGTCGCAACATTGATCCCCGCGGTTGATCTTGAATACCAGGCCTTGGTGGAAGCTGCAGACAAGCAACTCTACAAAGCGAAGAGCGCTGGCAGGGGCAGGGTGTGCTCAGCTTCAATGGCGCCCAGTTAA
- a CDS encoding nuclear transport factor 2 family protein, whose product MLTLRIELLETRVALERLIAEYALAFDGRDEHLLHSIWHEGAVLDLGAAFGSYQGIEAIIESAHINWASMPHMHHWMANAVIDIDGETATGRVAVDCLCTHVEMGQVQISGLYHDRFERRDGRWAFTERRFELHFLTPLASWKAVAGSEVSV is encoded by the coding sequence ATGCTGACTTTACGTATTGAACTGCTCGAAACCCGCGTCGCGCTGGAACGCCTGATCGCCGAATATGCGCTGGCCTTCGATGGCCGCGACGAACATCTGCTGCATAGCATTTGGCACGAAGGCGCGGTTCTGGATCTGGGCGCTGCATTCGGTAGTTACCAAGGCATCGAGGCGATCATCGAGTCGGCCCATATCAACTGGGCGAGCATGCCGCACATGCACCACTGGATGGCCAACGCCGTGATCGATATCGACGGCGAAACCGCCACCGGGCGTGTGGCGGTGGACTGTTTGTGTACCCATGTCGAGATGGGGCAGGTGCAGATCAGCGGCCTGTATCACGACCGATTCGAGCGGCGAGATGGGCGCTGGGCCTTTACCGAACGCCGGTTCGAGCTGCACTTCCTGACGCCATTGGCCAGCTGGAAAGCCGTCGCAGGCTCGGAAGTGTCTGTCTAA